A section of the Longimicrobium sp. genome encodes:
- a CDS encoding glycogen/starch/alpha-glucan phosphorylase, producing MSESTVLDAGRRTTRVDALKRAIDDHIKYTLARDRGSATERDVYMSAAWTLRDRMAGHWADTQARYHSENAKRVYYLSLEFLMGRTFGNALLNLGMEDAAAEALEEVGYRVEELEDVEPDAGLGNGGLGRLAACYLDSMATLELPGYGYGIRYQHGIFKQAIVGGRQVEKADNWLRDDNPWEIARPDRTYPVKFYGRVLGEKDAEGRVHFRWVETQDVLAMAYDTPIPGYRNGTVNTLRLWSAKATEEFDLEDFIRGNYIAAVEAKTQTETISKVLYPPDDTGQGKELRLKQQYFFVSATLQDILARYLTERRTFTDFVDKVQVQLNDTHPAVAIPELMRLLMDEHGMEWDRSFDIARQTFAYTNHTVLPEALETWSEDLFGRLLPRHLEIVREIDRRFRNRVRETFSADPGREERMAILSGGLVKMAHLAIVGSHTVNGVAELHTQILQERIFRDFAELWPDRFTSVTNGVTQRRWLLKANPGESRLISGAIGDGWVTDLPQLSALEPFADDAEFRAQWRTAKARNRVRLAELVMKEAGVRIDPLALMDVHVKRMHEYKRQLLNALRVADEYLQLRDADRPDAVPRAVLFGGKAAPTYWTAKLIIQLISALAGRVNADARVSKVLQVAFIPDYRVSLAECIFPGSDLSEQISTAGFEASGTGNMKFALNGALTIGTLDGAVVEIAEAVGRDNIFIFGLTAEEVGRRKAEGYNPRAEVEKSPRLRRVLEFIASGELSPDEPGRFRPLVDSLLNHDEYMLLADFDSYLAAQVEVDTAFRDPERWTRMAILNVARCGFFSSDRSVREYAKRIWKL from the coding sequence GACGCGTGTGGATGCGCTCAAGCGGGCCATCGACGACCACATCAAGTATACCCTGGCCCGCGATCGCGGCTCGGCCACCGAGCGCGACGTGTACATGAGCGCCGCGTGGACGCTGCGCGACCGCATGGCGGGGCACTGGGCGGACACGCAGGCCCGCTACCACAGCGAGAACGCCAAGCGCGTCTATTACCTGTCGCTCGAGTTCCTGATGGGGCGCACCTTTGGCAACGCCCTGCTGAACCTGGGGATGGAGGACGCCGCCGCCGAGGCGCTGGAGGAGGTGGGCTACCGCGTGGAGGAGCTCGAGGATGTGGAGCCCGACGCCGGCCTGGGGAACGGCGGCCTGGGGCGCCTCGCCGCCTGCTACCTGGACTCCATGGCCACGCTGGAGCTTCCCGGCTACGGCTACGGGATCCGCTACCAGCACGGCATCTTCAAGCAGGCGATCGTGGGCGGGCGGCAGGTGGAGAAGGCGGACAACTGGCTGCGCGACGACAATCCCTGGGAGATCGCCCGCCCCGACCGCACCTACCCGGTGAAGTTCTACGGTCGCGTGCTGGGTGAAAAGGATGCCGAGGGCCGCGTCCACTTCCGCTGGGTGGAGACGCAGGACGTGCTGGCGATGGCGTACGACACCCCCATCCCCGGCTATCGCAACGGCACGGTGAACACGCTGCGCCTCTGGTCCGCCAAGGCGACCGAGGAGTTCGACCTGGAGGACTTCATCCGCGGCAACTACATCGCGGCGGTGGAGGCCAAGACGCAGACGGAGACGATCTCCAAGGTCCTCTACCCGCCCGACGACACGGGGCAGGGGAAGGAGCTGCGGCTGAAGCAGCAGTACTTCTTCGTCTCCGCCACGCTCCAGGACATCCTGGCGCGCTACCTCACCGAGCGCCGCACCTTCACGGACTTCGTGGACAAGGTGCAGGTTCAGCTCAACGACACCCACCCCGCCGTCGCCATCCCCGAGCTGATGCGGCTCCTGATGGACGAGCACGGGATGGAGTGGGACAGGTCGTTCGACATCGCGCGCCAGACGTTCGCGTACACCAACCACACGGTGCTCCCCGAGGCGCTGGAGACGTGGAGCGAGGATCTCTTCGGCCGGCTCCTTCCGCGCCACCTGGAGATCGTGCGCGAGATCGACCGCCGCTTCCGCAACCGCGTGCGCGAAACGTTCTCGGCGGACCCGGGCCGGGAGGAGCGCATGGCGATCCTTTCCGGCGGGCTGGTGAAGATGGCGCACCTGGCCATCGTGGGGAGCCACACGGTGAACGGCGTGGCCGAGCTGCACACGCAGATCCTGCAGGAGCGCATCTTCCGCGACTTCGCCGAGCTGTGGCCCGACCGCTTCACCTCGGTGACCAACGGCGTCACGCAGCGGCGCTGGCTGCTGAAGGCCAACCCCGGCGAGTCGCGGCTGATCTCGGGCGCCATCGGCGACGGATGGGTCACCGACCTGCCTCAGCTCTCCGCGCTGGAGCCGTTCGCCGACGACGCGGAGTTCCGCGCGCAGTGGCGCACGGCCAAGGCGCGCAACCGGGTGCGGCTGGCCGAGCTGGTGATGAAGGAGGCGGGGGTGCGGATCGACCCGCTCGCGCTGATGGACGTGCACGTCAAACGCATGCACGAGTACAAGCGCCAGCTTCTGAACGCCCTGCGCGTGGCCGACGAGTACCTTCAGCTTCGCGACGCGGACCGGCCCGACGCGGTGCCGCGCGCGGTGCTCTTTGGCGGCAAGGCGGCGCCCACCTACTGGACGGCGAAGCTGATCATCCAGCTCATCAGCGCGCTCGCCGGCCGCGTGAATGCCGACGCGCGGGTGAGCAAGGTGCTGCAGGTGGCGTTCATCCCCGATTACCGCGTGTCGCTGGCGGAGTGCATCTTCCCGGGGAGCGACCTCTCGGAGCAGATCTCCACCGCCGGCTTCGAGGCGTCGGGGACGGGGAACATGAAGTTCGCGCTGAACGGCGCCCTCACCATCGGCACGCTGGACGGCGCCGTGGTGGAGATCGCGGAGGCGGTGGGGCGCGACAACATCTTCATCTTCGGCCTGACCGCCGAGGAGGTGGGGCGGCGCAAGGCGGAGGGCTACAACCCGCGCGCCGAGGTGGAGAAGAGCCCCCGGCTGCGGCGCGTACTGGAGTTCATCGCCAGCGGCGAGCTCTCGCCCGACGAGCCGGGCCGCTTCCGCCCGCTGGTGGACAGCCTCCTGAACCACGACGAGTACATGCTGCTCGCCGACTTCGACTCCTACCTGGCCGCGCAGGTCGAGGTCGACACCGCTTTCCGCGATCCCGAGCGCTGGACGCGCATGGCGATCCTGAACGTGGCCCGCTGCGGCTTCTTCAGCAGCGACCGCTCGGTGCGCGAGTACGCCAAGCGCATCTGGAAGCTCTAG